In one window of Blastopirellula marina DNA:
- a CDS encoding inositol monophosphatase family protein has product MSSYLTSCEKAARAAGEVLNHWRGKFKVREKGRADLVTDADVAAQKAIEEILIGDFPDFEFLGEEGPAGVSRKTGSPFCWIVDPLDGTTNYVHGLPNYSVSIGLAEAGTVIAGVVYDPVFDRCFKAEKGQGAFLNDEKIEVSSAQSLDEALIAASFAASIQKGSSEIDDFVNVLTQSRGIRRLGSAALNLAYVASGCLDGYWAGSNKPWDVAAGVILVQEAGGIVQGYNNQPFDIQQPKIVATATPELQAAMQKEISSS; this is encoded by the coding sequence ATGTCTTCTTACTTAACAAGTTGCGAAAAGGCGGCCCGGGCTGCCGGCGAGGTCCTCAACCACTGGCGGGGCAAATTCAAGGTCCGTGAAAAGGGGCGAGCGGACCTAGTGACCGACGCCGACGTTGCCGCCCAGAAAGCGATCGAAGAGATCCTCATAGGTGACTTCCCAGACTTCGAGTTCCTCGGAGAAGAAGGACCGGCAGGCGTTTCCCGCAAAACAGGCAGTCCATTCTGCTGGATTGTCGATCCACTGGACGGCACAACCAATTACGTGCATGGATTGCCGAATTATTCCGTATCGATTGGCTTAGCAGAGGCCGGAACTGTAATCGCAGGTGTAGTTTACGATCCGGTGTTCGATCGCTGCTTCAAGGCCGAAAAGGGCCAAGGAGCTTTCCTGAACGATGAAAAAATCGAGGTTAGTTCGGCCCAATCCTTGGATGAAGCGCTGATCGCGGCTAGTTTCGCGGCGAGCATCCAGAAAGGATCGTCGGAAATTGATGATTTCGTCAACGTGTTGACACAATCGCGTGGAATCCGCCGCCTGGGCTCCGCAGCGCTTAACCTCGCCTATGTGGCCAGTGGATGCCTTGATGGCTACTGGGCTGGTTCCAACAAGCCTTGGGATGTCGCCGCTGGGGTAATTTTGGTCCAGGAAGCAGGGGGAATCGTTCAAGGCTATAACAATCAACCGTTCGATATTCAGCAGCCAAAGATTGTTGCAACAGCGACGCCGGAACTTCAGGCTGCGATGCAAAAGGAAATCTCGAGTTCTTAG
- a CDS encoding MFS transporter produces the protein MIKPSVEMQETSRGANENAGVWAVGNGLVSTTLVTYFAQSIGAGSGVVSWIIAAPKLVGVLRWFAPYLLKLGGGYRVTSIVAFLLSTLFLLLLPLCALPDMWPSTTWALTSLVVCWCLYHLAEYCGFVVFIAWLVQLVPNHMRGRFFGLRERWLTAGKLSGYLFAGILAATLRDAFAIDMRWISYPFLAIYGAIAMAVSVFPLKRIPEPLSSNQTHSSFFEDLKHWQNPRAYWFLLYGTWFSAANGLFSTLLYIYPYRGLDISLLLPMLVLAFMQLGQSVISRPAGVAIDRFGWRPVMIFGQVLVALGPLLFSFGTAGYVAGNLIWIAYALINVALPIAVVDGRSDSSAGPPLALYFAWTGLVYGLTALLGWTVANEFVDPKSLNDPVAYRGYFIAATMARLSAVVPLLLLPAESRSDK, from the coding sequence GTGATCAAGCCTTCGGTGGAGATGCAAGAGACTTCGCGCGGAGCCAACGAAAATGCTGGCGTTTGGGCGGTTGGCAACGGTCTCGTCTCCACCACACTGGTTACCTACTTCGCCCAAAGTATTGGTGCTGGAAGTGGCGTCGTATCTTGGATTATCGCCGCGCCGAAACTAGTTGGGGTACTGCGATGGTTCGCGCCGTATCTCTTGAAGCTAGGCGGAGGCTACCGAGTCACCAGCATTGTAGCGTTTCTGCTTTCGACGCTCTTCCTGCTGCTACTACCCCTGTGCGCCCTTCCAGACATGTGGCCGTCGACGACTTGGGCGTTAACGTCACTAGTTGTCTGCTGGTGCCTCTATCATCTGGCAGAGTACTGCGGATTCGTCGTCTTCATCGCGTGGCTTGTGCAACTGGTGCCCAATCACATGCGAGGGCGGTTCTTTGGACTTCGCGAACGGTGGCTTACTGCAGGGAAGTTGTCTGGCTACCTTTTTGCCGGCATCTTGGCAGCGACGCTACGCGATGCGTTCGCAATCGATATGCGATGGATTTCGTATCCATTCCTGGCAATTTACGGTGCGATCGCAATGGCGGTCTCGGTGTTCCCTCTGAAGCGAATCCCAGAGCCCCTCTCATCGAACCAAACCCATTCGTCGTTTTTCGAAGATCTGAAGCACTGGCAAAACCCGCGTGCTTACTGGTTCTTGCTGTACGGCACTTGGTTTTCTGCAGCTAACGGTCTGTTCTCGACACTGCTATACATCTATCCCTATCGTGGCCTCGACATTTCGCTATTGCTTCCGATGCTCGTCTTAGCATTTATGCAACTGGGGCAGTCGGTGATTAGTCGCCCGGCAGGCGTTGCGATTGACCGCTTCGGCTGGCGGCCGGTCATGATTTTTGGACAGGTCCTCGTTGCCCTCGGGCCGTTACTGTTCAGCTTCGGCACGGCCGGCTATGTGGCGGGCAATCTTATTTGGATTGCCTATGCATTGATTAACGTCGCCTTGCCAATTGCCGTCGTCGATGGTCGGAGCGATTCGAGCGCGGGACCACCGCTGGCTTTGTACTTCGCGTGGACCGGGCTCGTATATGGCTTGACGGCCCTGCTGGGCTGGACGGTGGCCAACGAATTTGTGGATCCTAAGTCGCTGAACGATCCAGTTGCCTATCGCGGCTACTTCATCGCAGCGACCATGGCCCGACTATCCGCGGTGGTCCCTCTTCTTCTCCTCCCCGCTGAAAGCCGATCCGACAAGTGA
- a CDS encoding prolyl oligopeptidase family serine peptidase: protein MPAHSSHQEAHLFAWKDSQGNERSFPFWCYLPKKRPEDGKLPLLLFLHGAGERGTNLTLVTKHGPPKLIEQGEAFPFVVISPQCPLDQWWAMQENVIGLAELVEQAYADYPIDPTRMYATGMSMGGYGTWKLAAMYPKLFAAIIPICGGANLSEIEALKDLPIWAFHGREDDVVPLIRSQEIIDQLSKIDSDAKLSIYDNVQHDSWSATYANPEIYDWLLSHTTCNPFGY, encoded by the coding sequence ATGCCGGCTCATTCCTCGCATCAAGAAGCCCACCTGTTTGCTTGGAAAGATTCGCAAGGCAACGAGCGATCTTTTCCGTTCTGGTGCTATCTCCCCAAAAAACGACCAGAGGACGGCAAGCTTCCTTTGCTGCTCTTCCTCCACGGAGCGGGCGAACGGGGAACCAATTTAACATTGGTCACCAAGCATGGTCCTCCGAAATTGATCGAACAGGGGGAAGCGTTTCCCTTCGTCGTGATTTCTCCGCAGTGTCCGCTGGATCAGTGGTGGGCCATGCAGGAAAACGTGATTGGCCTGGCCGAGTTAGTCGAACAGGCGTACGCCGATTACCCCATCGATCCGACGCGCATGTATGCGACCGGTATGAGCATGGGTGGTTATGGCACGTGGAAGTTGGCGGCAATGTATCCCAAGCTATTCGCCGCAATCATTCCGATATGTGGGGGCGCTAATCTTTCAGAGATCGAGGCGTTGAAAGACTTGCCAATTTGGGCATTCCACGGACGCGAGGACGATGTTGTGCCTCTAATTCGGAGTCAGGAAATAATTGATCAGTTGTCGAAGATTGACAGTGACGCGAAGCTGTCCATTTATGACAATGTGCAGCACGATAGCTGGTCGGCTACCTATGCCAATCCAGAAATCTACGATTGGCTCTTAAGTCATACGACCTGCAATCCGTTTGGCTACTAA
- a CDS encoding zinc ribbon domain-containing protein YjdM — MSDLPNCPECDSEYTYEDRDMLVCPSCGHEWSKADSNEEELGEPVVKDANGNELSDGDTVTVIKDLKVKGSSLVVKVGTKVKNIRLVDGDHDIDCKIDGIGAMQLKSEYVKKV; from the coding sequence ATGAGCGATTTGCCGAACTGTCCAGAGTGTGACTCGGAGTATACCTACGAAGATCGAGACATGTTAGTTTGTCCTTCGTGTGGTCACGAGTGGAGCAAGGCGGATAGTAACGAGGAAGAGTTAGGCGAGCCTGTCGTCAAAGATGCCAACGGCAACGAACTCAGTGATGGCGACACCGTGACGGTCATTAAAGACCTGAAGGTGAAAGGTTCATCTTTGGTCGTGAAAGTTGGCACCAAGGTGAAGAACATTCGCTTGGTCGACGGCGATCATGATATCGACTGTAAGATCGATGGCATCGGCGCGATGCAACTAAAGTCGGAATACGTCAAAAAGGTATGA
- a CDS encoding lysophospholipid acyltransferase family protein, with the protein MNVMYVLGWIAIVTAGLAAWVVILKRRTEYTLVQFFLDRIVFILLQFLWRTKTPAELPLARDKGGVIIANHRSSADPFFIHRAARRRVRWMVAREYCDRKVMGWFLEEFGAIPTRRGGIDNASVREAVHLLQKGQWVGVLPEGRINMTDEFMLPVRPGAALLARRAGVPIVPVYIEGAPFNETPISPFLMSAQVTIYVGEPIHPEAFESDEMMILAAVKEIANLAGHPEFQPQLAGKNWKPTQEEVEQAIAKAKEKSRS; encoded by the coding sequence ATGAATGTTATGTATGTCCTGGGTTGGATCGCCATCGTCACTGCAGGCTTAGCCGCCTGGGTAGTGATACTAAAACGGCGAACTGAATACACCCTTGTACAATTCTTTCTCGATCGCATCGTTTTTATCTTATTGCAGTTCCTCTGGCGAACGAAGACCCCTGCCGAACTTCCTTTGGCACGCGATAAAGGGGGCGTGATCATCGCCAATCATCGAAGCAGCGCCGATCCGTTCTTCATTCACCGCGCAGCGCGGCGTCGCGTTCGCTGGATGGTCGCGCGAGAATATTGCGACCGAAAAGTGATGGGATGGTTCTTGGAAGAATTCGGGGCGATTCCTACTCGACGTGGCGGCATTGATAACGCATCGGTTCGTGAGGCGGTCCATCTGCTGCAGAAAGGCCAGTGGGTGGGCGTTTTGCCAGAAGGACGAATCAACATGACGGACGAATTCATGTTGCCGGTCCGACCTGGTGCTGCCCTCTTAGCAAGAAGAGCAGGCGTTCCGATCGTTCCTGTCTATATCGAAGGGGCTCCCTTCAACGAAACGCCGATCAGCCCCTTCTTGATGTCCGCCCAAGTCACGATTTATGTAGGCGAACCCATTCATCCCGAAGCGTTTGAATCGGACGAAATGATGATCTTGGCTGCCGTCAAAGAGATTGCCAACCTGGCCGGTCACCCTGAATTCCAACCTCAACTCGCCGGCAAGAACTGGAAACCCACACAAGAGGAAGTGGAACAGGCCATCGCCAAAGCTAAAGAAAAAAGTCGCTCGTGA
- a CDS encoding DUF3299 domain-containing protein — translation MSTTSEPSSHFSGDVDPAMYEQYRSISSLAVTALLIGFVSLVAILAFPLILISLIGIALGAWAALSVRKNRATQTGFPLAIVGIVLSALSLTAGTGRYIYEEYYNLPPGYEVVAFGLLQKQPGQKLPVPDSALELDGKQVLLRGYVYPHAERKNLTHFVMVPDFDTCCFGGQPALTDMVEVRLAEPLKVDFSYNRRKIGGTLRVHTNLKQIEDLTGVYYELEADFVD, via the coding sequence ATGAGCACGACCTCCGAACCTAGTTCGCACTTCAGTGGTGATGTCGATCCGGCGATGTACGAGCAGTATCGCTCGATCAGTTCGCTGGCTGTCACCGCCCTCCTGATCGGCTTTGTTAGCTTGGTTGCGATCCTTGCATTCCCTTTGATCTTGATCTCGTTGATCGGGATTGCCTTAGGTGCCTGGGCCGCTCTTTCTGTCCGAAAGAACCGTGCCACGCAAACCGGCTTCCCGTTGGCGATCGTTGGCATCGTATTGTCGGCACTCAGCCTGACCGCCGGCACCGGACGCTATATTTACGAAGAGTACTATAACCTGCCACCTGGGTACGAAGTGGTGGCGTTTGGATTGCTGCAGAAACAGCCTGGGCAAAAGCTGCCGGTACCTGATTCGGCTCTCGAGCTCGATGGTAAGCAAGTCCTCTTGCGAGGCTACGTTTATCCGCACGCCGAACGAAAGAACCTGACCCACTTTGTGATGGTTCCCGACTTTGATACCTGCTGCTTTGGGGGGCAACCTGCTTTAACCGATATGGTCGAAGTTCGTCTAGCCGAGCCATTGAAGGTTGATTTCTCGTACAATAGACGCAAGATTGGGGGAACGTTGCGGGTTCACACCAATCTGAAGCAGATCGAGGACCTGACAGGCGTTTATTACGAACTCGAAGCCGACTTTGTCGATTGA
- the rimI gene encoding ribosomal protein S18-alanine N-acetyltransferase: MSQVSQRTLPVHIRWMIRRDMQEVLDIESLSFEYAWSEEEFVKCLRERNCIGMVAEHDDRIAGYMIYEILNTRLHLLNLAVAPSMRRAGVGRQMIGKLISKLTHRRRRQILLEVRETNLGAQKFFRNLDFKAISLLRDFYEDTTEDAYLMQFKQQEAGGFSPVNRIARLAS, from the coding sequence ATGAGTCAAGTCAGTCAACGAACTTTACCTGTTCATATCCGTTGGATGATTCGCCGTGATATGCAGGAGGTTCTAGATATCGAAAGCCTCAGCTTCGAGTATGCCTGGTCGGAAGAAGAATTTGTCAAATGCCTTCGCGAACGCAACTGCATCGGCATGGTGGCAGAGCACGACGATCGCATCGCGGGCTACATGATTTACGAAATCTTGAACACCCGACTGCACTTGCTGAACCTAGCTGTCGCTCCTTCCATGCGTCGCGCCGGTGTCGGACGTCAAATGATCGGCAAGCTGATCTCAAAATTGACTCACCGTCGCCGTCGTCAGATTTTGCTCGAAGTTCGAGAGACCAATTTGGGTGCTCAGAAGTTCTTCCGCAATCTCGATTTCAAGGCGATCTCGTTGCTGCGTGATTTCTACGAAGATACCACGGAAGACGCCTATTTGATGCAGTTCAAGCAACAAGAAGCGGGCGGCTTCAGCCCGGTGAATCGCATTGCTCGATTGGCTAGTTAA
- a CDS encoding glucuronate isomerase produces the protein MSIELRNRLFEQLDQLVLVDPHTHINALDPSSHTLADILGYHYYTELSHSAGMPKELIEEEGISDKEKVGRLIENFGPITNTIQYSWFIEMAQKLLDFDGDSVTSDNWESLYDAAEKKMSADSWTETVFEKSRLESVFLTNDFDDPLEGFDTKKYVPCLRTDDLVFHLTNPRTKVRLHEATDTDVTDVASARAAIGKLFEHFTSKGAKACAISLPPTFAPVHVSDARAETALSAVLSKGADADEADQRAVSNFIFWTLAENCRSYKLPFDLMIGVNRKVFPAGVFQGQDLYDSRVSLIQYKDLLNAFPDVTFPISVLASVTNQELVSYSWIFPNVVANGHWWYSNTPTYIQQDCAARLEAIPRTKQIGYYSDMYKMEFALPKFAMYKRILAKVLAENFVIDRSWSEEAAVELGTQLLRGNVETIFDVGR, from the coding sequence ATGTCGATCGAACTCCGTAATCGTCTTTTCGAGCAACTTGACCAACTGGTGCTGGTCGATCCGCACACCCATATCAACGCGCTCGACCCTTCTTCGCACACCTTGGCCGACATTCTGGGTTACCACTACTACACGGAATTGTCGCACTCGGCTGGCATGCCGAAAGAGTTGATTGAAGAAGAAGGGATTAGCGACAAGGAGAAGGTTGGGCGTCTGATCGAAAACTTCGGACCGATCACCAATACTATCCAATACAGCTGGTTCATTGAAATGGCCCAGAAGCTACTGGATTTCGATGGCGATTCGGTCACGTCCGATAACTGGGAATCTCTGTACGATGCGGCTGAGAAGAAGATGTCGGCCGACAGTTGGACCGAAACGGTCTTCGAGAAAAGCCGTCTGGAATCGGTCTTCCTTACCAACGACTTTGACGACCCGCTAGAAGGATTCGATACGAAGAAGTATGTCCCTTGCCTGCGAACCGATGACTTGGTCTTCCATCTGACCAATCCTCGCACCAAGGTTCGACTTCATGAAGCGACCGATACCGACGTAACCGACGTCGCTTCGGCTCGAGCTGCGATAGGCAAGCTATTTGAGCATTTCACCAGCAAGGGAGCGAAGGCGTGTGCTATCTCCCTGCCTCCTACTTTCGCGCCAGTCCATGTCTCGGACGCTCGGGCTGAAACGGCTCTTTCCGCCGTATTATCCAAAGGAGCCGACGCGGACGAAGCCGATCAACGGGCCGTCAGCAACTTTATATTCTGGACCCTCGCAGAGAATTGTCGCAGCTATAAGTTGCCGTTCGATTTGATGATCGGCGTGAACCGCAAGGTATTCCCGGCTGGCGTTTTCCAGGGGCAAGACTTGTACGATAGCCGCGTATCGCTGATCCAGTACAAAGACCTGCTGAACGCTTTCCCGGACGTCACCTTCCCCATCTCAGTGCTGGCCAGCGTCACCAACCAGGAACTGGTGAGCTACTCGTGGATTTTCCCTAACGTGGTCGCCAATGGTCACTGGTGGTATAGCAACACGCCGACCTACATCCAACAAGATTGTGCGGCCCGACTGGAAGCGATTCCGCGAACCAAGCAGATTGGTTACTACAGCGATATGTACAAAATGGAGTTCGCCCTGCCGAAGTTCGCCATGTACAAGCGAATTCTGGCCAAAGTGCTGGCTGAAAACTTCGTAATCGACCGAAGTTGGTCGGAAGAAGCCGCTGTAGAGCTAGGAACCCAACTTCTACGAGGCAATGTCGAAACGATCTTTGACGTCGGCAGATAG
- a CDS encoding RNA polymerase sigma factor, which translates to MMNGNLYNDDRDRIVELVAQAQKGDRDAFGQLVEIFQPVVFAIALKRLRHYWEAQELSQDVFIQAMEKLDQLREPAAFPGWLRSIAARMAINRAVRRPNDFATEPEALASVCVENETPLHAILEVERRDNLAVGISRLGEMDRDTLQAFYVDGHSLREMSDEFEAPIGTIKRRLHVARKRLAKEMEELEAVAV; encoded by the coding sequence ATGATGAACGGAAACTTGTACAACGATGATCGCGACCGAATCGTCGAGTTGGTCGCACAGGCCCAGAAGGGTGACCGTGATGCCTTTGGCCAGTTGGTTGAAATCTTCCAGCCGGTTGTTTTCGCGATCGCTTTGAAGCGGTTGCGTCACTACTGGGAAGCTCAGGAGTTGAGCCAGGACGTCTTCATCCAGGCCATGGAAAAGCTGGACCAGTTGCGTGAACCGGCTGCTTTCCCAGGCTGGTTGCGTTCGATCGCAGCTCGGATGGCAATCAACCGGGCAGTTCGTCGGCCGAACGACTTCGCTACGGAACCAGAAGCATTGGCTTCGGTTTGCGTAGAGAACGAAACCCCGCTGCACGCAATTTTGGAAGTCGAACGTCGGGATAACCTGGCGGTCGGTATCAGCCGCCTTGGCGAGATGGACCGGGATACGCTCCAGGCCTTCTACGTCGACGGACATTCCTTGCGTGAAATGAGCGACGAGTTCGAGGCTCCGATCGGAACGATCAAGCGTCGTTTGCACGTCGCCCGTAAGCGACTGGCCAAGGAGATGGAAGAATTGGAGGCGGTCGCCGTCTAG
- a CDS encoding YfcE family phosphodiesterase encodes MQIGIVSDTHGQTTFAQAAAYTLESFSVEQVLHCGDIGSTGIVEIFSKWPTHYVFGNTDDAREVLREAIETSGGLCHGTMADFELADRRIGMTHGDDVALLTRMIRSHKYAMVCSGHTHQKMTRQEGPTLVLNPGALFRATQHTVAIVNLENMQHEIVGV; translated from the coding sequence GTGCAAATAGGAATTGTAAGCGATACGCACGGGCAAACAACTTTTGCACAAGCAGCAGCGTATACCTTGGAGTCGTTCTCAGTAGAACAGGTTTTGCATTGCGGCGATATTGGGAGCACTGGGATCGTCGAGATTTTCTCGAAATGGCCGACGCATTATGTCTTCGGCAACACAGATGATGCTCGAGAAGTACTGCGTGAAGCAATTGAAACATCCGGAGGTCTATGCCACGGTACCATGGCCGACTTCGAGTTGGCCGATCGCCGAATTGGCATGACACACGGAGACGATGTCGCGCTTCTGACGCGAATGATTCGATCGCATAAATATGCGATGGTCTGTTCAGGACATACGCATCAAAAAATGACGCGACAGGAAGGTCCAACGTTAGTGTTGAATCCTGGCGCTCTCTTCCGAGCCACCCAGCATACAGTGGCAATCGTCAATCTCGAAAACATGCAGCACGAGATCGTCGGCGTCTAA
- a CDS encoding DUF4013 domain-containing protein: MSSDNPFAAPEGGYNQPNHSSDGTVQARSSMDYLEAFGKVFENSNWFLNVLILGLVVVIGNYLLFIGGIVGTGYGITILHEKSTGKTNSYPDFDLNKFGEYLIRGFWMFLVGLVFGLCMAPIAVVLVVVPAMLQATGNDALGLIATLLLFVFIFAFSIIANLAILPIFIRAGLTCSFSDAFDFAWIKDFMSKMWVEQIVGLIVLGILSWFVILIGMVALCIGIIPAGGVVLIAYWNFITQLYQVFVGRGGQPVQYRDSGSL; encoded by the coding sequence ATGTCATCTGACAATCCGTTTGCAGCACCTGAAGGAGGCTACAACCAGCCGAACCATAGCAGCGATGGAACGGTCCAAGCACGATCATCGATGGACTACCTCGAAGCGTTTGGTAAGGTATTTGAAAACTCGAACTGGTTTCTGAATGTCTTGATCCTTGGCCTTGTGGTCGTCATCGGTAACTACCTACTGTTCATCGGCGGGATCGTCGGAACAGGATACGGCATCACCATCCTCCACGAGAAATCGACTGGCAAAACGAACTCGTACCCCGACTTCGATCTCAACAAGTTCGGCGAATACCTGATCCGTGGTTTCTGGATGTTCTTGGTTGGGCTTGTCTTTGGTCTTTGCATGGCACCGATCGCCGTAGTACTCGTCGTTGTTCCAGCAATGTTACAAGCTACCGGTAACGACGCATTAGGGTTAATCGCTACTTTGCTTTTGTTTGTATTCATCTTTGCGTTTAGCATCATTGCCAATCTCGCCATCCTTCCGATTTTTATTCGGGCAGGTTTGACCTGTAGCTTCTCGGATGCATTCGATTTCGCATGGATTAAAGACTTCATGTCGAAGATGTGGGTCGAGCAGATTGTGGGCTTGATCGTTCTGGGAATTCTAAGTTGGTTTGTGATACTGATCGGTATGGTGGCTTTGTGTATCGGAATCATTCCAGCAGGCGGCGTCGTGTTGATTGCCTACTGGAACTTTATCACCCAGCTATATCAAGTCTTCGTCGGTCGCGGCGGACAACCGGTTCAGTACCGCGATTCCGGTTCGCTGTAA
- a CDS encoding DUF3299 domain-containing protein, giving the protein MYLTLKTLSLASVLIALAISSLGCTPNGTPQPTSTTHDPIEAASSPPTDVTEDAETESADSPISDKPKSPANVEDIAEQAASQTDDSENLIAAADPPKPTVTKSTTPKPQPGKTIDMTFDDIKFDIEPDADFEREMIPQPIEDLKKQKIRIGGYILPGFQSRDIKQFVLVRDNMECCFGPGAALYDCILVEMSGRGVDFTVRPVTVEGEFTIQEYKDGDGKVRAIYHMQGTNVR; this is encoded by the coding sequence ATGTATCTCACCCTCAAAACGCTCTCTTTGGCAAGTGTGCTGATTGCCCTGGCGATCAGCAGCTTAGGCTGTACTCCCAACGGAACTCCGCAGCCAACTTCTACCACCCATGATCCGATCGAGGCGGCTTCTTCGCCGCCAACCGATGTAACGGAGGATGCGGAAACGGAATCGGCTGATTCGCCTATTTCGGACAAACCTAAATCTCCCGCGAACGTGGAGGACATTGCTGAGCAAGCTGCGAGCCAGACGGATGATTCGGAGAATCTAATCGCCGCGGCCGATCCGCCGAAACCAACGGTAACCAAGAGCACCACTCCCAAGCCGCAGCCAGGCAAAACGATCGACATGACGTTCGATGACATCAAATTCGATATCGAACCTGATGCCGACTTTGAGCGAGAGATGATTCCCCAACCGATCGAAGACTTGAAGAAACAAAAGATTCGCATCGGTGGCTACATTCTGCCTGGCTTCCAAAGTCGCGACATCAAGCAGTTCGTTCTCGTGCGTGACAACATGGAATGCTGTTTCGGACCAGGAGCGGCGCTTTACGACTGCATCTTGGTCGAGATGTCCGGACGAGGCGTCGATTTCACTGTTCGTCCGGTTACCGTGGAAGGGGAATTCACGATCCAAGAGTATAAAGATGGTGACGGCAAGGTGCGTGCGATCTATCACATGCAAGGCACCAACGTCCGCTAA
- the eboE gene encoding metabolite traffic protein EboE, with protein MTIQSWTGYCTNVHAGATLEQTENNLKTHAARVQEILGRDQPLGVGLWLSASTAQSLIEPGKLDAFAELLRANKWIPYTFNGFPFGDFHKSVVKHDVYLPTWWQPERLAYTKNLVTILDRLLSPGEEGSISTMPIAWGTPVPTEEQWSLAVQNLLNLVDHLHALEQQTGRLIYVCIEPEPGCLLDTTEDVIQLFQTRLFPAGDPERIRRYLRVCHDICHAAVMFEDQSTVLQKYADAGIAIGKVQISSAIEIRFADLSAEERQAVLNEVSLFAEDRYLHQTTARDAAGNVRFYEDLPYALNEVAANPPQDETWRIHFHMPIYLDQFGLLRTTQARIYDFLSEIKQFPEIRHFEVETYAWSVVPEDLRQSELAAGIAQEIHWLRQQMTRSTLA; from the coding sequence ATGACGATCCAATCCTGGACGGGCTATTGCACCAACGTTCACGCTGGGGCCACCCTCGAGCAAACTGAAAACAACCTGAAGACGCATGCTGCGCGGGTGCAAGAAATCCTCGGTCGAGACCAGCCCCTGGGAGTTGGACTTTGGCTTTCGGCTTCAACCGCTCAGTCGCTGATCGAACCAGGCAAGCTCGATGCTTTCGCCGAACTGCTGCGTGCGAACAAGTGGATCCCCTACACCTTTAACGGGTTCCCCTTCGGCGACTTCCACAAGTCGGTAGTGAAACATGACGTTTATTTGCCCACCTGGTGGCAGCCAGAGCGTTTGGCCTATACCAAGAACCTAGTGACGATTCTTGATCGTCTGCTTTCGCCGGGTGAAGAAGGCAGCATCTCGACGATGCCGATCGCTTGGGGCACGCCAGTGCCAACCGAAGAACAGTGGTCGCTTGCGGTCCAAAACTTGTTGAATCTGGTGGATCACCTGCACGCCTTGGAACAGCAAACGGGGCGACTGATTTATGTGTGCATCGAACCCGAGCCCGGCTGCTTACTCGATACCACGGAAGATGTCATCCAGTTGTTTCAAACGCGACTCTTCCCAGCAGGCGATCCAGAGCGTATCCGCCGCTACTTGCGTGTCTGTCACGATATCTGCCATGCCGCTGTTATGTTTGAAGATCAATCGACCGTCCTGCAAAAATATGCGGACGCCGGCATTGCGATTGGCAAGGTTCAAATTTCCTCCGCCATCGAAATCCGTTTCGCAGATCTTTCAGCAGAAGAACGTCAGGCAGTGCTTAACGAAGTTTCGCTCTTCGCCGAAGATCGATACCTCCACCAGACCACCGCGCGGGATGCCGCTGGGAATGTCCGGTTTTATGAAGATTTGCCGTACGCGTTGAACGAAGTTGCCGCCAACCCTCCGCAGGACGAAACATGGCGAATTCATTTCCATATGCCAATCTACCTCGATCAGTTTGGCCTGCTTCGCACCACGCAAGCTCGGATCTATGACTTCCTGTCCGAGATCAAGCAGTTCCCCGAAATCCGACACTTTGAAGTCGAAACCTATGCTTGGAGCGTTGTGCCAGAGGACTTGCGACAGTCGGAACTCGCCGCAGGTATCGCTCAAGAGATTCATTGGCTCCGCCAACAAATGACGCGTTCTACCCTCGCTTAA